In Rhodopirellula islandica, the sequence TGGTCTTGTCGCGATCGTCCTCCGTCATTTCCTTGTCTTTTTCAGCTGTGTCAGCAGCCTTGTTCGCATCGCGACGAATATTGCGGATCGAGACCTTGGCTTCTTCGGACAGCTCCTTGATTCGCGCAACCATCTTCTTGCGGACTTCGCCGGACAACGGGGGGACATTCAAACGAATGACGCGGCCGTCGTTTTGAGGGTTCAGTCCCAGGTCACCGGCAACCAGTGCCTTTTCAATATCTTTGATTGTGGTTGCGTCGTACGGGCGAATCAAGATTTGTTGTGGCTCGGGAGTCCCGATGCTGGCCAATTGTTTCAGTGGCGTCAGCGAACCGTAGACTTCGACTTTGATCGAATCGACCAGGCCCGGATTGGCTCGTCCGGTGCGAATCCCCGACAAATTGTGTTGCAGCACCGAAACGGCTTTGTCCATTCGCTCTTCGGCGTCCATCAATATCTCGTCGCTCGTCATCGTGTCATCCTGGGGGATTGAGGAGGGGAAAGGCTGATTGCACTCAACGTTGGTTGGTTTGCGTGTCCTGTGGGTCACCGATCCAGGTTCCCACGGATTCACCGCGGACGGCACGCACAATGTTGCCGTCCTGCTTGAAATTAAACACCAAGATCGGCTTGCGGTGTTCATTGCACAACGCAATTGCGGTGGCATCCATCACTCGCAGCTTCTTTTGGATCACTTCGTTGTAGCTGAGTTGTTCGTACAAAACCGCATGGGGGTTCTTTTCCGGGTCGTCGCTG encodes:
- the frr gene encoding ribosome recycling factor, which gives rise to MTSDEILMDAEERMDKAVSVLQHNLSGIRTGRANPGLVDSIKVEVYGSLTPLKQLASIGTPEPQQILIRPYDATTIKDIEKALVAGDLGLNPQNDGRVIRLNVPPLSGEVRKKMVARIKELSEEAKVSIRNIRRDANKAADTAEKDKEMTEDDRDKTKDQVQELTKKAENSVNESAKAREAEVMED